Proteins from a single region of Oncorhynchus tshawytscha isolate Ot180627B linkage group LG03, Otsh_v2.0, whole genome shotgun sequence:
- the rps9 gene encoding 40S ribosomal protein S9, producing MPVARSWVCRKTYVTPRRPFEKSRLDQELKLIGEYGLRNKREVWRVKFTLAKIRKAARELLTLDEKDPKRLFEGNALLRRLVRIGVLDEGKMKLDYILGLKVEDFLERRLQTQVFKLGLAKSIHHARVLIRQRHIRVRKQVVNIPSFVVRLDSQKHIDFSLRSPYGGGRPGRVKRKNAKKGQGGAGGADEEEED from the exons ATGCCCGTTGCCAGGAGTTGGGTTTGTCGCAAGACATACGTCACCCCCCGCCGCCCCTTCGAGAAGTCTCGTCTCGACCAGGAGCTTAAACTTATCG GGGAGTATGGTCTGAGGAACAAGCGTGAGGTGTGGAGGGTGAAGTTCACCCTGGCCAAGATTCGCAAGGCCGCCAGAGAGCTGCTCACTCTGGATGAGAAGGACCCCAAGCGTCTTTTTGAAG GTAACGCCCTGCTCAGGCGTCTGGTGAGAATTGGGGTGCTGGATGAGGGCAAGATGAAGCTCGATTACATCCTGGGCCTGAAGGTGGAGGACTTCTTGGAGAGGAGGCTCCAGACGCAGGTCTTCAAGCTGGGCCTTGCTAAGAGCATCCACCACGCCCGCGTTCTCATCCGCCAGAGGCACATCCG tGTGCGCAAGCAGGTGGTCAACATCCCCTCCTTCGTGGTGCGCCTGGACAGCCAGAAGCACATTGACTTCTCCCTGCGTTCACCATACGGTGGCGGACGCCCCGGCCGTGTCAAGAGAAAGAATGCCAAGAAGGGCCAGGGTGGTGCTGGGGGAgctgatgaggaagaggaggattaA